AAGAGCACGGCAATGTAATAAGAGTCctaacacaaataaaaatgtcaATCAACTTACGGAAGAAGGCCTTCCTCTTTAGGCTCCCAGGTATCAGTTATGTCTGTGGATCCAATAGATGTGTGCTGGTGAAGACCAGGAATCCTTCTCTGCAATGATTATTACAAGAAAATGTTCAGATACAATAGAGCCCCCACATTTGTAATCATGACCAGACGAACCACACAAAAACAAACCTTAATCAACTCAACAATGTTCACACTCTTGTTGATAGCTCTTCCCATTGCCTTGAAAATAACTTCATCCGATCCTTTTtcctatattatatataaacaaatccCGTTCAGACGCAAGCAGGACAAGTTTTGTGATAAAAATCGGAATCAAATACAAGACtacacaattatatatttatcgaCAGAATCATTGTAATAACCTAACCGCACCACAGATGACGACATAACTAATAAGACTAAAACGGTACAAATATTACGACAATCACATAGTTAAGACACAATTACAAAAATTCGTGTTTGGATTTTCTACTGAATCAGACACGAAATGCTACTTAATTGTCcgaataaataataaaaccataGAAGAAACTGAATCAAACAGATTCAACGAAGAAACACACAATACCTGAAGAAGAGCCATGGCATAGGTGATGCAGTTTCGCGCCCTACCGGTACTGGTGATGCGAATCTCGTTCTCAGCAATCGGAGTCTCATCCTTCGGCTTCGCAACGCGCTCATACATGTCCATCTGAACAACAACACACAAAAATCAGAAGAGCCCTTCTCAGAAACAAATTCGCTCACGAAGGTTGATACAAAACTGATTCAGAACAGGCTTTTCTTATAACAGGCTCTTCTTATAATCCTCACGAATCGATTGAATGATTTACCTTGTGTGACTGTTGGGGTTAGATCCTTGGAAACCCTAGTAGATTCGGATAAGCAAGGAATTAGACCGGTTTTGTACAAGGCGCCCTCTCATATATAACAGCCGCACCAGTGAACTGCCCTAATTGATTTCCGGTTTGCAAAATTTCACTTTTAACCGGTTCGAACTGAACCGCGGATAGGACATAATTTTCCTCAGTTTTGATTTATCTCTTTGTGAAATTGGGAGCATATCATAGTGTATTAAACACGAACTTTTTAATTTGCTTCAATTCAACCTTTACGGAAATTAATGGCTACTTGTTTATTTAATGTTCTTTTATTCATGAAAGCATTGTCTCTTTATGCTATAAATAATAAACCAATTAACAAACGAATATCCCAAATCGTATTCCTACAACTTTTTCGGTTTACCTGCTCCGGTACCGGTTGGCCAGTTTGTTAAAATGGTCAAGCTCAAAATTCGTGGTGAAGTGTATGATTTCCCTAGAAGATTATCCAACTAGACAAAAAGGAGCAAGAAATAGTCAAGAGATGGTGGTTCTCTGTGGGCTCAAGAAGTCTATAAATGGACTTTTGGACTTTTTCATACAAGATATAAATAAAGTGTTTGACAAAACCCACATCTTACTTGTAAtggcaaaaaagaagaaggaaaaatcTCTGTTCTCCGTATCATAATCAAATGTCATCATCTCTATGTACTGTATAAGTGACTTTCATTCTATAAAGGTAGGTTTGGAAACGAAAACAAGAATAAATCTATCAACCATTGCATTTTAAGCCTAAACAATTGATTAACTATTTTAGTAagcatattaatgttttttttataaaaaattgaaaactaatTACCATATGTTAAAACTTTGGTCAAATATTAAAATGCATATAAGATACTGAACACTATAATTTTGACGTGcggatattttttcattttatttcttaattcATATTAGTAtgtaatgatttgttttatacgttttactgtttttattattttattattacgtTTTCGAGTTTAGTACaataaattcttaaaataattaCCATATGTTAAAACTTTGGTCAAATATTAAAATGCACATAAGATACTGAACATGCAACTGAAAATTTATACACGCATGATTTTAAGCTTCTGTGCAGTTGAGATTATTTCTTTACAGACAAATTGTGGAGAATTAAATATGTCTAGTACATTATGTGCGAGTCTGAGGCAGCATAAAAAGCACTACTAGTACGATGGCTGCGTTAGGAATGAAAGGAAGGTGTCCTGTATCTTTGCTTCTCGTGGTTTAACCAGAGGATCAATGGTGTTTTTCCATccttcaaaatctatgggagAACCAGCATCGGGCAGCTCGAACCCATTCACATAGAAGGTTGGTGTTGCGGAAACTCCTCTTGAAACGCTATACTGCAAAACATAACAAAGGCAAAACAATCTTATGGAGGGAGTGGACAAAACTTATTATGAAAACTATACTAACGACAGAAAGTAAGGCAAGGTACTAGAACTCAAGCTTATACTGCAAGTCTGCAAACTAAAATAATGACCATTGAGTAGTGACCATGAAGCTGAAGGGATCACCTTGAAGGAAACCCTAGTGGCAAGATCAGATTTTGAGTTGCGGAAGCCAGATTTAAGAGGATAATGAAATGAGCTACCTAATGTAACTGTCCCCAGTTTGACTAATTTGTCCACAACTGCAGGTCTTGGCATGTATTGTGTTTGCGAGTTGTAGAACAACGCCTGTTAAAACAATAAACCATAAGTAATGACCATAGACAAGGGCATCATTACACCACAGCGAAACAGAACCGCCGATATAAAATTTCCTCTGTTTGATACATTCAAAgtttggattttaaaataacactaatcGAACCTGGTGCTTGAAGATCCCTTCCAGCAAACTGAACGTGGCATTGGCGTTTATGGTATTCACAATGTGTAAGGCCTGAGATACTACAAACGCATTGTCATGGAACCtgcattatccaaaaaaaaaacacgaaacATAAATTGTAATAAGACGGAAAATCAAATAGGAAGACGAGAAAATCAAACACTGACGGCAACGGCATGAGGTGAAGAACAAGAGCAACGCGAGATCCGTAGTGATCAACCGCTAGCTTTAGCGGTTCCCAAGCGTCTCCGCAATCGGGGCAAACCGGATCAAAATACGCTTCGATAAGTATCGTATCCGGTTCGATCTTGCGACCCGGTGGATACACGAATCCATCGCGCCTCGACGGAGGTAGTTGCTGCGCTTCTACGCTTGTTCCGACGAGCAAAGCAGCGAACAATAAAGCCGTTCGAATCATTTTTCGCTCTCCCTCTGTCTCTGGATCGATTTCTCTTACAAGAAGAGATTAAATAAGAAATCAACGGCCAACATTACTCGGAAGCTAAGTGAGACCCAGTCTTTCATTGCTAGCCGTTGATTTCCAATTTTGGTGACGTGGCGTACATTGTATCTGATTTTCATTTTCAGCCGTTGTTTTAATTATACAAAGTGATTAATGTTAAGCGggaaagtctttttttttttttttgtttgtcaaagCAATGACAAAACAAGTTCTTCCACTGATAGAG
This region of Brassica napus cultivar Da-Ae chromosome C5, Da-Ae, whole genome shotgun sequence genomic DNA includes:
- the BNACNNG49470D gene encoding uncharacterized protein BNACNNG49470D; the protein is MIRTALLFAALLVGTSVEAQQLPPSRRDGFVYPPGRKIEPDTILIEAYFDPVCPDCGDAWEPLKLAVDHYGSRVALVLHLMPLPFHDNAFVVSQALHIVNTINANATFSLLEGIFKHQALFYNSQTQYMPRPAVVDKLVKLGTVTLGSSFHYPLKSGFRNSKSDLATRVSFKYSVSRGVSATPTFYVNGFELPDAGSPIDFEGWKNTIDPLVKPREAKIQDTFLSFLTQPSY